ATGGGGAAAGCGTAAAGtaataataaaagaaataaaaggaaAAGGAGGCCTTCGATGGCGATGGGGCATGGCGGCTGGTGGCCTTGGAcgcttatataaataatattacatAAAATGAAAGAGAACATTATAATCTTGTTAGCATAAAAGGATAATAAAGTCAGAATAAAGGTGGAATAGAGTAGCTTATACTTATCCCTCCTTGCCTTGGCTTTTGGGAAGGAAGGAGGGCGGCGAGGAGTAGCGCGAGGATAGGAGGACGAGCAGGAGAATAGGATGCATCGGGACGTGTCGCTGTGCAACACGTACAACTATGGGGACGCGCTGTACTGGGACGCGCGCTACGTGGAAGAAGGGGGCGCTTCCTTCGATTGGTACCAGCGCTACTCCGCCCTCCGCCCCTTCGTCCGCAAATTCGTCCCCACCTCGTCCCGCGTCCTCATGGTCGGCTGCGGCAATGCCGGTATCATCCCCTTTTACCTTCTTCTTCgtcctcttcctctttcttgcTACCAAAATCCATTCCTAAGTCCGATAAATTGAAACGTTTGCTGGCCGCTGCTGTTGTTGTGGGCATGTTGATAATGCAATTGTGGGATGCTGATAGGAAATGATGACATTAACTTGATAAAGAATAGGGTATGAGCATGGTGAAATCGGATGCATACTTCTttttgcttgtttttgttttgttttttgctTTTTAGGTGAGACATGGTAGTAGGTGAGGTTTGTTTGATTTCTGTTACTTTATTTGTTGTAACATGTTTGTTCTCGTGGctatttcatttttttcttcatccttttgatggatACAAGGAGACTTCTTGCAAGATATCGTGCTTGGTGCTGATCTTGTGGTGAAAGTTAACGCTAGGATTTTTCAAAACTGGATACTAATTTTACAGTTTGATTGCTAGATGATATGTTCCATAAATATTTGGAATAGATGGAGTTGTTGCTGCTATCATTggaaaagggaaaaaagaaaaaggaaatcgATTATTTTAAAATGGAAGTCCTTGAGGTTCTACCTGCATATGGGTGGCTACTTTGGAGCTTGATTTAGTGGGTGGATTATATGGGCTTTGATTTTTCTGCTTGCCATATTGGTGACCAGAATCTTCTAAAGGGAAAATAAAGAACAACCGTACCCTGTGTTGCAATATTTGCTTTGCCTCTGTGGCCTTTAATTGGTCGACCTTGCTTTCTTTGGGCAAGTGCTATAGCAGAATCCTCAGTTCTGGTTCCGCAGGTCCTACCCTGTCCCCTTCCTACCCAATCTTCAGCTCATTCCTTCTCCCAAGTACATCCTATATAGCCTTTTGAAACTTGTCTTCCTAACCTCAATAGTGATGTAAGAGATAATAACTCATAAAAAAAGAACTCAGATTCTAAGTAAAACAGACATGAGAAATGCAATTACGGATTTTTAGCACAAAGCATGACCAATTACTTTCTATTATCTTGGATGTTATAGCATTATTAAAACTCATAATATATTTTACAACTGGCAACTATATTTCTAAATTGCcaggacaattttttttttttttttaatttttgataagattTGTTTAATCTATCAAGTTTCAATCTGGATCACACATAGTTTTGACTTACACAAACTCGTGAGCTTGTAGGGAAGGAAAGGGAAAAGGCTTAACCTTTCCTTGTACCAACTTCACCTACACTTTGAGGCACCTTCAGGTTAGTGATGATTTTGGTAGCATCTGCAATTGCACTTCAGCAAAATGGTAACTTTGGGATCTTACAATGTCATGTGCACATGATACTGAAAAGAATTCTGATCTTATTATCTGATCGAGTTGGAAAGCTTAAGGATGTTTAAATAATTGAGATATCAGGATATGCAAGCCATAATGAGCGAGGTATCAAATATTGACCAATATAAAAGAAAATTGAGCATTGTTTAATTACTGATTTTAATATCTTTTTGTCACTTgttagaaaagaaagagaaatagtaAAAGGATATTGAATTCTCTCAATCTATATATTAATATTGCATTAGCCAATATCTTTTGACATCTCAGTTACATCAATAAAGAAATACAGGGTTACATTGTCTGTGCATGCGTGCATGTGTGTGCATGTACACATTCATGCATTGTTTGTGTTGGTGCCTTCgtgcatatatgcatgcatatcaGTTACATCAAAGAAATATGGTGTTGATTGTATGTATGTGTGCATATAAATTTTGTCAATAAAGAAATATAGGGCTGATATTGTTTGTGTACATGTGTGCATGCATTTCAGTTGCTTCAataaagaaatataagaccaAGGTTTCAAAACTTGGCTTTCTATCAGACCAGTAGAAAATCAATTAATCTCATGCTGAGACATGGTATATGTTTGCTTCTTGGTACCATATCTGGTTGGTTTTTTCAGTTTTTTTGGTGTCATCATATTTAATAAGGCCATTACTTCCTTTCTATTTTGTCTTTTTAGTGTTTTAGTTGTATTTCATGGATGTGTGATACCGGGCTATCTTGATCATGTGCTCACTATTGGTTGGGTTTTTCAGTTTTTTTGGTGTTATCATATCTAATAAGGCCATTTCTCCCTTTCCATTTTGCCTTTTCAGTGTTTTAGTTGTATTTCATTGATGTGTGATAGTGGGGTATCTTGCTCATGTGCTCACTATTGGGACATGCTACAATTTTTTCATCCCTAGAttccatttattttatttttttaattcttattgtaatccaataataataataattcataaaagtaAAGTATATTATATAAAACTCACTATGTTGTCAGGCTATCCACCCtacaatatatcaaaaatttatgacaaacaaaAAATGGCATGgccttctcctaattttttcaCTTCTTGCTGTTTGTTAACCATTAAAAGAAAGGGATAGGAAGAGGCTCTTCGAATCAAATATGCTCTAGCATGCATGCTATTGGAAATGGCTCTACGCCTCATCCTCTACTTCCCTTCTCTCTTGTCCCCCGTCGCTCTTTCTGTCTCCATCCCTCTCAccttctatttctctctctttggcTGTTGACTCAAAAGGGAAGTAGAGCTTGTGTAACGATCAATGCAAGTTATGTTGTGTCTGAGTGATTCATAAGGATCTTCAAACTTGGTGTAGACCATTTTAGTCACTATGGATAGAGTTGGATAGGATTCGGGAGTAAAGATCTGCCACATTAAAATGTTGAATCACATGCTAAACTTCAGGAGGTCATAATTTAATCATACAATGTCCGAttgagatgatcttttttttttgagattgggTGTCTTCTGAGATCTATAACTTTAGGCCAACTCTTAGGAGATTGAATTGGGCCAAAACTTCATCATTTGGGCCTTGAAATAGGCTATTCAAATTGAAATTTTCCTTTGTAGGAAGACTTTGACCAGATATTATCTTATAATCCGTGAAGAATTAGGTGGAGCGATAGTAGGCAAGGTTGTTGTAGAAGTTGAGATCTACCTCCcataaaattttagtatttttataattatttatattactcATCATTTTTAGAAATCTAGTCCTATTCGAAATAAGAAGAGGAATTTGACCTGAATTGTTGAAGGATGGATGTTCTGTTGGAACCTAGGATGAGGAATTCAACTCGAATTGTGTAAGGACTATATGTCACAATTTATGTGGTGTAAAGAATTAATGAATGAAAGAAAATGGGATTTAAGCTTTATTTTTGTAATTCTTCCATcttcttttacttttcttttATGAGATTCAAGTTGAATGGATTGAGGAAAGTCTTTCTTATTCTTGATCGGATTAAGTTGGTATCAAAGTGTCGATCCTCTATATTTGTGAGGGTCTTAGTTCATGGTCCAGATGCATGAGCAATAAAGTAAAAGAAGGGCTATCCATGCTTCAAGTACATAGAATGACAAATACGAGTGTAGATGCTAGTTTTTCCTCGATGGATGATGAGATAAAGGGACGTCTCACACAATTGGAGGAGAAGATCGCTTAACTTGCTGAGATTATTTTCAAATTGGCCATACCTTCGCTGCAAGCACAAGCACCAACAACTCCTGTTGAGAAGTTATCTTCAATGTTTGGAGATGAAGATCCTCCATCTAGCGAGAAAGATGAGCGATATAGAGGTATGCAAAATCTCTTTTCCACTATTTAAAGTTGAAGGTCGAATTGAGATCTCTATATACGATGGGATTATTGATGTAAGGAAGCTATATAACTGGGAAGCTATATAACTGGCTAGACCAGTTAGAGCTCTAGTTGACTATCTATGGATACTCTAGCATTCAGAAGATAGCTTTTGTTCATCTCAAGCTTTCCAGCCATGCTCTTATCGGATGAAATTCGTATTTGAGGAATGATGTTCTAATATGATGTGGAGCAAATTCAAGGGCCTAATCAAGAAGTAATTTTATCCATTCGGCTACGAGGAGGATCGGTGGATCAAGTGATAGTATTCACGAAAGAAGTATGATCAATTTGTTTAAGACAACATCGGTACCACAAGCAAGTAATTTCACTTAGAATCTCTATCAATGATCATTTAGTTTTCATAAAGTATGTTGGAAGTTTCCACAAAAGCATTCGAAAGGAGCTGAAGCTTTTCAAAGTTGAAAATATCAGCAAAGCTAGCATGAAGGCCATGGGGATTAAAGAGAAGAATTAGCCCAGGGAAGGCAAGAAGAGTgataaatttaagaaaaaatgatgaaaattcAGGTAAAAAAAGGGAGCAAAGCAGGAAGCACGTTGACATGACTTAGAAAATTTATTGTGATGACTGTAACCTCTGTAAACACATCAAGAAGTGTTGGAAGCTTCACCCAAATTGAAGCTGAAGTGAAGAAGCCGAAGGACAATGATtccaagaagaaagaagatgatTCTCAATACTGTAAAGGTGGAGTAGCTACCCAAGCTCGAGTATGCAAACTTTATACGGAGCTTGGTGGTGCGGAAATCCAAGACAGCAACTGAGAGTCTAAGACAGATTTAGAGGTGCGAGAGGAACTCTTTCGCTTGAAGATCCAAGTGAAGTAGAGCATTATCGAGGTTATTTTGGATTTTAAAAGTTAAAAGAACATATCTAAAAATCTAGTTTAGAAGCTAGCATTGTAGACTAAGCCTCATCCACATCCCTATCCTCTTTTTTGGATTTAAAAAGATGTTGAGTTGAAGATCACTAAGTAGTGCACCTTCAAGTTTGTTATAAATAAGAAGTATATTGATGAGGTAACATATGAAGTAGTTTCTTTGGATGTTTGTTAGGTCATCCTTGGGAGCTCATATCTTTGGGCTCAAGTTGTAGTCTTCTATAGATAATGGAGGAAGTATCTTCTCATAAAAGACTGGAAGAAGTTTATTATCAATGCCTCTAAAACAAGGAAACGTAGATCTTTCGATTGTTGCTCAGGAAAAGCTATTTGTTAATGCCTGTAGCAAGTTTGCAATGCTGGTACGAGAAGCCAATGCTAGTCATTAGCAGCAAAACTCTCGTCCCTTGGTTTCATTGACCAATCTATTGATATTAAGATTAAGGAGTCGCCCTTATCGACTGCGAGGAAAGATGGCAAGGAGTGTTCCTATTATGAAGTCCAGATGCAAGAACAAGCTAAATGGTGTGCTAAGACTTGAGAGCAAAGAAGAGCAAGGCCAGAAATCATTTTCGAGCAAAGCTAGGTGGTTCAATCACGAGACAGGAAGTAGGTATTTCTCCACTTTCAGCTTTAATTTAGTGCAAGCTAAATCACCTAAATAGGGGCAGTCATGATTTAGAAAGATTATCAGATTTGATGTGGATTATTTTGGCCCCTACAGTTAGTTAGGGTTCAGGAGCAAGATCTGCCATATTAGAAAGCCAAATTATATGCCAAATTTCAAGAAGCCATAACTTGGTCATACATTATCggattgagatgatttttttttttaaaaaaaaattggatatttttttgagatctaTAATTTTGGAGCAGCTCCTTAAGGGGTTGAATAGGACTAAAATTCTATCGTTTAAGCCTCGAAATGGGCCagctaaatcattttttttaggaAAGACTTTGATAGGATGTTATTTTTGAATCCATGTAGAATTAGGTGGAGTGATAGAAGGCAAAGTTGATATAGAAGTTAAGATCTtagtatttttttatgattatttatataagtCATTTTTTTAGAAATCTAGTTCTATTCGAAGTAAGAAGAGGAATCTGATCTGAATTGTTCAAAGACGGGCACTTTCTAAAAACTAGGAAAAGAAATTCGACCTGAATTATGCAATGGCGGATCTCACTATTGTAAATAGGGGCTATATGCCGTAGTTTGTGTGGTGTAGAGAATCAATTAATGAAAAAAAGGAggatttaaaccctatttttgcaATTCTTTCACCTTTTGGTTTTTTTTAAGAGATTTGATTTGAGCTGATGgaagaaaatcttttttttctgATTGGATCATTGAGATCTATACTAATTGGTTGGCAGTAAAATATGGCATGGTATTGTGCCATTCCATTTTGGACATGTCAGAGACCTATACTGACACAACCAGAGCTAGTgatggagggggaaggagaggaaaagagagagggagggagggagagggggaggaagggaaggaaagggatggggggagagggagagaggcaaAGAGAGGGGCAGAGAAGGCTTTCAAGTCCCCTTTCCTTTGATTGCACGATAATAGGAGCTTCAACCctcttttttggatttttttaaagtGAAGTCAGCACTATTTTTTAAgtgaaatttttgaatatttttgctGACAGCTTCACTTAGAAAATGCAAAAAAAAGGGTTGAAGCCTCTGTTTCATTTTGAAATAAAGGGCTCAAAAGCCCGCTCTCCCTCTCTTGgcatcttcctctctccctctccctctccctcctctcttttcccttctttccttcctctctcttgtTTCGCTGGATTTCTCACACCAAGGAGTGGAACCATGCTGGTCTGCCCCCAGTATAGCTCGGTCTGCCCCAAGTATGGCTTGGTACATTTTGGACTCAGTGGTTCAGGGTGATAAAACATTCTATGGATCTAGGATCTTATTTAAAAGGCTAGCTTGAAGCtattatttggattttttttagcCATGTGTAAATATCCAAGATTTTTCCAATGCATTACTGATATAGGATTAAATACATAGCTTGCATAGGTCTGCACATGCTCTCTCCATTTAAGTCTCGACTTCCTTGGTGGCCTAAAAAAGTTGGATCCTATCAAATCCAACCAGAAACATCACGATCGATCTGTAATTAGGTCCAAATAGGCTTGTGCTATAGTGTCTTCAAGTCTACATGAGTTAGAGGCCACATGCATTCTAATATCATTTGTAATAATCTAAGATCTTATCAAAAAAGACTAGATAGAAGGTATTATTTAGGTTCTTTAATCTTGTATAAGTACCCAAGATCTTTCTAGCGTATAattcatatgggattaaacacaTGCCCATGCAGGTTCTTGTAGCTTCTGATGAGGTATCcttagaaatagggaaagaacacCTTGCATGGTCCTCTGCTCTCCACCCCACATTATTTTTTAATTGTCATCCCATTCTAAATGGCCTTCATGCTACTTGAGTTAGCTTCAGTATTGGCCGGTACCAACCCATTTCAACCAGGATGCATGTTCATGCATTGTGTTGGCCAAAGCAATCTCGGTAGTTACTGAGCAGTGTCAACTTGTTTTGGCTGGGACACCCTGTTTTCATTAATTTCAACGACCTGGTGGGCATTAGGGTACTTTTTTGGCTGGAAAGGTATGATACCAGGGGTACCATCTTGTTTTGGTCTTTTAAATCATTGTAGGACTTACATTTTTTTGTGTGTGCATTTGCGTGTGTTCTTGTGTTTGTGCACATGTGCATGTTTTGTGGACGCAGACGTGTGTCCATGTGTGCACATCAGTTACATCAATAAAGAAGTGCAGGACTGATattttgcatgcatatatgtatgtgggCATGTGCATGTATTGATTGGTGACTACTTGATATTCAAGATATCTTTGTTTGAGCTAAGATCACATAAAACCATGAATGAAGCGATGTTTTCACATTCTTTATTTTCCAGTCGAGTTGTTCTCAGTGCACCTAATTATAGCAAATGTCCCAAAGAATCATTAATTACTTGCTGGTTTTTAAAGCATGGACTGATATCTATTTTTCTTGGATTATATTTGCATGATATCCTGGTCAAATTTATGAACATTGATATGTTTAATGTTGCACTTCACAATGCAACCTAATCAATTTTAAGCATTGCCCTAGCAAGTTCTGTATTTTATTAAAAGAATTCCTTCCTAACATGCTATCAAATACAACTAGGATGATTCTCAGGGTTTGTTAGTATTTTGACATTTTACTGAACTTTCTATTTTGCTCACAATATATTAATTTAGTTGTGATAATCTGCTTAACAGTTATGTCAGAGGACATGGTGAAGGATGGATATGTAGACATAATGAACATCGACATTTCTTCTGTTGTAATAGAgatgatgagaaaaaaatatgcacATGTTCCACAGCTGACGTGTATCCTACATAGCAGTTCCTTATCAAATTGATAGTTTCGGGAAACCTAAATGAACATGcaatttttttatccttatatATTGATAGACATGCAAATGGATGTAAGGGATATGAGCTTCTTTCAGGATGAATCATTTGACTGTGTCATTGATAAAGGTACTAATGTCTaacctttcttttcttgttttgcATATTTTGCAAATATCATGCTAATATATGCCATCTTTCAATTTTTATTGCTCAAATCATGCATTGTCATGGTGACTTTTGTCTAGGAACTCTGGATTCTCTGATGGTAAGTTTTGTATGTTCCCTATGTTGTTACAACCAGCTTTGTTAATTGGCATGTTCTAATCCTCTAGTATTGCTTTTGAATGCTAGTGTGGCACCAATGCTCCACTCAGTGCCTCTCAAATGCTGGAAGAAGTGAACAGGTCTAGATCCTACAGcactgaaaattttaaaattaagttATTTAATCGGTAcaaattttaaactttttaacAATTGATATCTTTTGACATGTAGGCTTCTTAGACCTGGAGGGGTCTATATGTTGGTATATCCTGAATACACATCAATCTTTCTATTTATGTTGTTGTGTATATTGATATTCCAAAAGTTCAGCAAATGTGATTCATTCATGTCAGATAACATATGGTGATCCATCAGTACGTATTCCCCATTTGAACCAAGCAGGATGCAATTGGAAAATTATACTATACATCATAAGTGAGTATAGAAATCTTCTCTCACCCTCCCTGATTCTGATTTGTGTTTATGATTTAATGGCAAAGATGTGGTGCCTTGACTTATGTCTCATTTTAGTATTATCTTTTGTTTTCTCCCTTTATGAATTGTTCTTAAGAAAACCATTGTATGAAGAATGTTGTCAAAGTATTGTACTGATTTCCTTGCTTTTTCCTAAACCTTTTCTTGACATTCAGATCAGGATCACTCCTTTCATTAAACATATAGTGATGTCCCATTTTTAAAACCGTAATCCTTAAGTTGAATCAGGATGAAACGTGCTTTACTTGTTGTCTACATTTAAGATTTTTGGACTAGAATCCAAGTTGGAATTTGGTTTTACATGTTCCCTCCTGTTTAACGCTCAGTTTTCTCCTGCCTTCATCTTCTTTAGTCATGTTGCATGTCATAACATTTCAGAGaaagaatataatataattatcagGCTTCTTTACCGCTGCTACAGGGTGAATTCCATCTTTTTGGTTCTTTTGTTATTAAAAAGTTGTTATATTCTTTTTAAAATAGCGGGATAACCCTGTCCCAATACTTGGGATGGTATCCCATCTCGGTGTCCCGCAGGATGTCCCGTCGGAACTTGAATCCTTAATTTCTATGCTATGAAATTTGATAGGAAGGACTTGTCTTTTTGGTTCTTATGCACTAATTTCTCTTCTAATATTCTTGTTATTGCTTTATTTTGTGGTAGATTTTGTTATTGCTTTATCAAGATATCGTGATGCATATGTTGCATGGATGAAACTCTAATCCAGAACCAAAAAACTTTTCCTATTATGATAGATCTCATCAAGATTTGCAACAGCATCAGTTCAAAATTTTACCATTGCAGGCTAAAATATTCATTTTTTGTTGAGTATTGCAAGTATAATAGTTGCTAATTGTTGATCTATTAGATTCAAGAGTAGCTTTGATTACGAGTGCAAGGGTTCCAATAGTAGAATTAGAGGGTGCCTTGAGATGTTATTGAAATGGCTGTTCATGGGACAGACTTGACTATGTATGCTTCATAAGTGCATGATACCCttccataaaattcattaaatgTTTATTTGTTCAGTTACTGTAATTGTGTTACTACTAGGTTGTCCCTAATATAGACTAGTTATCATTTTTCCATTAGTTAGCATAGAAATACAATCACAACATAAATAACTACTGAATAAAGATGAAGTACCGTTTATTATTACGTTGCAAGAAACACTGATAGGAAAAAAATTCGGGCCTTCTATTAATTTGTGGTTATATGGAGCAAGGTTCTTGGAGCTAGAACCAGAACCTATGTCGGTTGGTCGGCGATACGAGTTGGTATGGGTCCATATTGGATCAGACCAGCGTGAACCGATATGGTagagaaggggagagggagatgaaagagaggggggaaggagagaaagagagggagagggagaaggagagggggGGAACAGGGAGAGGAAGTTGGAGCTCTTTCCGAGCTCGGTAAGACCGGAGggagggaagaagagagaggcggagaaCTCATCGGATCACCAGAGGCTCGCGGAGGCCTCCAGATGGGCGGTGAAGCCATTGTGAGCTCTTCGACGGCCGGCGAGCCAGCTCTGAGGGAGCGGTAGGCGGCCGAGACTGGAGGAGGGTGGATTTGAAACAGGAGTTCGcccctgtttcatttttttttgggttATAATGGACGAAGTCGGCAACACATTGCCGACTTtaccttatttttttataaaaaattttggttGAAGTCAGCAAACGatttgccaacttcaactgaattttttttttaaaaaaaggtgaAGTTGGCAACCAAGTTGCTAACTTTGCCTGTTAAAAACTAAAAGAAAAAGGGAACAGGGTTCTGCATAGGAGGGCGGAGGTCATCCTCGGTTCGTTCGGCCTCGGCCGCCCTTGACGCTCGTTCACTGGCCGTCGAAGAAGTCACGTCGGCATCCCTTCGATGATCCGATAACCCcaatctcctcctctctctccttccctccctctacCATTATTGAGCTCGATAGAGCTTAGATGGCCTCTGGTGGCCTCCGGCAGCCGCCAGAGGCCCTCTCTTGTTCTCTCTCTGcttcttctcccctctctcttcctttatTTCTTCTCCCTCCCTCCGAGACTCCGccgtgctattttgtatgctagaATCGGACCGGTTTCTTGCCGGTATGGTTCGGCACGGCCTGAACCATCTGGTTTGGGATGCTTCAGAAAACCTTGATATGGAGTCTAATTCATTTTTCAACCATCATTACGAACATTTTAATATGACATAGCTTGTCCTTTATGGTCATCTTATGAAACTTTCTAGTACAAATGCCAAGTGATTACATTATAAGATTCTATAGGCATGTCTCTTTGTTGACTTTGCTTCAGTCTTCTAGCAGACAGTCAAATCTTTCTTTTACTCTTCTGAAAATAGATTGAAGGCAGAGAAATGTCTTGCAATGGGACATGTGCTCCATTTTTAATTTGCTGTAACTTGTTTTTTTAACCATTATTGTTTCCAACATTCTTACCCATTCCATGCGTATAGACCTTCTTTTTTTCAGCAACTAATACAGTGCAGATGatattgtcacgccccaaattcggaacataacacggccatgctaccaagggatggacccacgataacacgaagccaaattcatcttcttaaatataatgacaggtgtatcacaaataaatataataataaagtttaatttaattatttaattaaccaaaactggttcagagcatctaaatccaaagatgaaataatcaaagtcttaaaattcataatgactacaatctataaacataaactgaattcctagtgcaaaatttttcaagcttgctttgctga
The sequence above is a segment of the Elaeis guineensis isolate ETL-2024a chromosome 7, EG11, whole genome shotgun sequence genome. Coding sequences within it:
- the LOC105060149 gene encoding uncharacterized protein isoform X1, with protein sequence MHRDVSLCNTYNYGDALYWDARYVEEGGASFDWYQRYSALRPFVRKFVPTSSRVLMVGCGNAVMSEDMVKDGYVDIMNIDISSVVIEMMRKKYAHVPQLTYMQMDVRDMSFFQDESFDCVIDKGTLDSLMCGTNAPLSASQMLEEVNRLLRPGGVYMLITYGDPSVRIPHLNQAGCNWKIILYIITRPGFESRVGCSSPKSIMEPVPLTEGSLLPAGFVLEDPDSHYIYVCRKMHGLLEGAPQLPSQVGAAIAQ
- the LOC105060149 gene encoding uncharacterized protein isoform X2 — translated: MSEDMVKDGYVDIMNIDISSVVIEMMRKKYAHVPQLTYMQMDVRDMSFFQDESFDCVIDKGTLDSLMCGTNAPLSASQMLEEVNRLLRPGGVYMLITYGDPSVRIPHLNQAGCNWKIILYIITRPGFESRVGCSSPKSIMEPVPLTEGSLLPAGFVLEDPDSHYIYVCRKMHGLLEGAPQLPSQVGAAIAQ